One Salarias fasciatus chromosome 22, fSalaFa1.1, whole genome shotgun sequence DNA segment encodes these proteins:
- the aunip gene encoding aurora kinase A and ninein-interacting protein, with protein MKTSAQEECGIWLDTVQLKEKTKKKSLTRPISKLLNPFIQGTGYNLSVALNFTQTKLEMPKTKQSTISTFFTARPRVLNKIPTSEEADTDPLQPFPSSTSTSVTGLPSGRKRGREELTAEADVVKDWERENVTESEATPWQRHSPTRNREGESEDGRFERYESPQSQERLPDPSSFSDSQPLPQAWSQDPLLTFSQYSDSDQQFTAEDNLSSPGESLPHSLQSEETFKNVMNGERRTSTQKTLNRRHSRDQENSLPPSKLTSQRSFLLNNWTEPKPPSQQKLLEENFDSQTEWLKQKSPVKKRARRSRTAGDEDGLAALFTQDSQGFRVIAHRGLQARSPLKDQSNVKTYRPPVVEEEEEDLLFTQDSQGNLVIKH; from the exons ATGAAGACCTCCGCTCAAGAGGAATGTGGCATCTGGCTGGACACTGTGCAGCTGaaggaaaaaactaaaaag AAGTCTCTCACACGGCCCATTTCCAAGTTGCTCAATCCCTTCATTCAAGGTACTGGATACAATTTGTCTGTGGCGCTCAACTTCACTCAGACCAAACTCGAAATGCCAAAGACCAAACAAAGCACTATCTCCACCTTCTTCACCGCAAGGCCAAGAG TCCTCAATAAAATCCCCACCTCTGAAGAAGCAGACACGGATCCACTGCAGCCTTTTCCATCTTCTACATCAACTTCAGTCACAGGTCTGCCGTCTGGGAGAAAACGAGGACGTGAAGAACTCACGGCTGAGGCTGACGTGGTTAAAGATTGGGAACGTGAAAATGTCACTGAGAGCGAAGCAACGCCGTGGCAGAGGCATTCACCCACACGAAACAGGGAGGGCGAATCTGAAGATGGGAGGTTTGAGAGGTACGAGTCACCACAGAGTCAGGAGAGGCTTCCTGATCCCTCATCGTTCAGCGACAGTCAGCCTCTTCCTCAGGCGTGGAGTCAAGACCCCCTGCTCACCTTCAGTCAGTATTCTGACAGTGACCAGCAATTCACCGCAGAAGATAACCTGAGCAGCCCTGGGGAATCCCTCCCACACAGCCTGCAGAGCGAGGagacttttaaaaatgtgatgaatggagagaggagaacgTCAACTCAGAAAACTCTGAATCGCCGTCATTCTCGGGACCAAGAAAACAGCTTACCACCATCTAAGTTGACAAGTCAGCGCTCTTTTCTTTTGAATAACTGGACAGAACCGAAACCTCCATCGCAGCAGAAGCTTTTAGAAGAAAACTTTGACTCACAGACCGAGTGGCTAAAACAAAAGTCTCCTGTTAAAAAGCGAGCGCGGCGGTCACGAACCGCCGGAGACGAGGACGGCTTGGCGGCTCTGTTCACGCAGGACTCTCAAGGCTTCAGGGTGATCGCACACAGAGGCCTACAAGCCAGGAGTCCTCTCAAAGACCAGAGTAACGTGAAAACGTACCGGCCTCCGGTggttgaggaagaggaggaggatcttcTCTTTACTCAAGACTCTCAGGGGAATCTAGTGATCAAACActaa